The DNA window GGGGACGGGCTCCGGTGGGTGGGACTCGTGCTCCTCGCGGCGGGAGCATTCCTGCGCATCTGGCCGATGATGACGCTCGGAGAGCGGTTCGCTTCGGTCGCGGCGATCCAGGAGGGGCACAAGCTCCACACGGGCGGCGTCTATCAGTGGACGCGCCATCCCTCGTACGTGGGCATCCTGCTCATGGACCTCGGCTTCGCGGCGATCTTCCGGAGCTCGGTGGCGGTGCTCCTCCTCCCGATCGTCTTCTACATGTTCAAGAAGCGGATGGACATCGAGGAATCGCTTCTCCTGGACGAGTTCGGGGAGGAGTATCGTGATTACATGAAGCGCTCGGCCAGGCTGGTGCCGGGCGTGTACTGAGAGACTCCCGAACAGGAGACCCCATGCTTCGAACCACACGCTGGATCGCGCTCGGCTTGGCTCTCTCGCTGGTGCAGGGATGCGCCGCGTCCTCGGAGCTCGCCGCCCTGCGCCATGTCGACTTCGCGTTCGACCACATCTCGCATCCGATGGTCGTGGGGATTCCGCTGTCGCGGATCTCCAAGTACGAGGACCTGACTCCGTCGGACTTGACCCGCCTGGGGGTTGCCGTGGCATCGAACGACATGCCCTTCGAT is part of the Candidatus Eisenbacteria bacterium genome and encodes:
- a CDS encoding isoprenylcysteine carboxylmethyltransferase family protein, yielding MAREGSSRAVPLKQLIGIPLNVLMFLLLMVMGWVSWAGFFEHPVRVGVVVIHLLMLPVMTLCTAGRSKGTKHAPDWKPFFPLLMFHSLFTAWVMPYMDARNLWVLPGGDGLRWVGLVLLAAGAFLRIWPMMTLGERFASVAAIQEGHKLHTGGVYQWTRHPSYVGILLMDLGFAAIFRSSVAVLLLPIVFYMFKKRMDIEESLLLDEFGEEYRDYMKRSARLVPGVY